TGCATTGAGCTTGGGAAAGTCCACACCGTACTGGCGCGGGTGCAGGAAGATCCAGGCCGCGGCGATCACCATCGGCACGTAGTCCTTGGTTTCAGCCGGGAACTGGTTGTAGACGTCCTGCTCCCAGAACCCGCGGCCACCGGACTGGGCAAAGACGCGTGCCGCGCGCCCTTCGCCACCGTTGTACGCCGCCAAGGCGAGTTCAATGCTGCGGTTGAGCCCCACCATGCGCTCGTTGAGATAGGCGGCGCTGGCCTCGGCAGCACTGCGCGCATCGAAGCGGGTATCGAAACCGGTACCGTCCGGGCCCAGTCCGAAGCGGCGCCCGGTGGCCGGCATGAACTGCATCAGCCCTGCGGCGCCCGCACGCGAACTGGCGTGCACCTTGCCGTTGGATTCCTTGGCCATGATGCCGAACAGCAGCGCCTCCGGCAGCGCGCGTTTCTGCCATTCCGGCCACATCACCGCCCGCAGGTTGGCGTAGTTCTCATAGCTGGTCAGCAGCGATGGACGCATGTCGGTCAGCCAGCGACGGATGCCGGCCTGCACCGCCGGGTTGTACTGCACCATCTTGTCGAAGTCGTGCTGCTGGTCGTTGAGCAGACTGGCCGTGCGGGCCGCAGCGGGGACGTCGGTCGCCAGCGGGCCGATGTGGTCCGGGTCGGCCTGCAGCAGGGTGTCGTCGTCTTCCGGCTCGTCGGACGCCGGCGCTTCCGCATCCGCGCGCGCCTTGAGCAGGCGCTTGTAGGTCGACAGCTGATTGGCCACCAGGCAGCCACGCTGCTTGATGCAGGCGTCGATGACGTCTTCCATGTCCTCCAGTGCGGCGTCGCCTTCGGCGGTGCCCTTGGGGTCGGAGTTGTTCACCAACACCAGGGCGTCGCGGTAGCGCTTCTCGGCGGCGGCCATGCGTGCATCCAGCGCGGCGACCTTTTCGGTATCGCGCTTGGACAAGGCATGGGCGGTAGGAGCGAGGGACAACAACGCCAGCACGGCCAACACGGGCCATGGGCGCAAACCAAAATGAGCGAGCGGCATCGTCGGCAGTACAGCGGAAAGGCAGGCAGGGTAGCCGCCGGGGTGACACCGGGGCAAGGCGGCGGGCCCGGCAGGGTCAGTGCGCCGTTAGGTTGGCTACCGCATCCAGCGCAAAGCGGCAGCCCGGCGCCCGCACCGGGCCTGCCGCCGGCAGATGCCATTGGCGAATGGGCAAATACCCTGTGCCGGCCAGGTTTGACGGCTAGAATCCGGCCTTTCCTACCGGATCTGCGCAATGGCCTCGTTCCTGCTCGGCAAAGGCATTACCGACGGTATTCCGGTGGTTCTGGAGGG
The nucleotide sequence above comes from Xanthomonas campestris pv. campestris str. ATCC 33913. Encoded proteins:
- a CDS encoding transglycosylase SLT domain-containing protein, producing the protein MPLAHFGLRPWPVLAVLALLSLAPTAHALSKRDTEKVAALDARMAAAEKRYRDALVLVNNSDPKGTAEGDAALEDMEDVIDACIKQRGCLVANQLSTYKRLLKARADAEAPASDEPEDDDTLLQADPDHIGPLATDVPAAARTASLLNDQQHDFDKMVQYNPAVQAGIRRWLTDMRPSLLTSYENYANLRAVMWPEWQKRALPEALLFGIMAKESNGKVHASSRAGAAGLMQFMPATGRRFGLGPDGTGFDTRFDARSAAEASAAYLNERMVGLNRSIELALAAYNGGEGRAARVFAQSGGRGFWEQDVYNQFPAETKDYVPMVIAAAWIFLHPRQYGVDFPKLNAQSATIKLAKSTTIYELTICLGSMGTRDGYMRALRNLNPRYEPDGWIPAGTTINATSRIASLYTRYCVSGPRADLARALITADLNSAIVRTSAPEYVPSVAVGDVSPMAGVPTTVATGQPAVAKPKAKQVRSYTIAKGDTLGRVAQKYQCEIKELAKANGLKAPSYALKPGQPIKLAGCDR